Proteins encoded in a region of the Williamwhitmania sp. genome:
- the glmS gene encoding methylaspartate mutase subunit S: MSRKINEYSLITGVIGEDVHVTGIRIMEHALRSTGFTVYSLGIHNSQDDFIRAAIEHKADAILVSSLGGHAEILVDGFRQRCEQANIGKIHLCLGGQLVIQEEPWKTTEKRFKQMGFDRVHKPFILPKDAIEHLMTDLNIRQETMDKQPSA, from the coding sequence ATGAGTCGAAAAATAAATGAATACTCGCTAATAACCGGTGTTATTGGTGAAGACGTTCATGTAACTGGCATTCGCATAATGGAGCATGCACTAAGAAGTACCGGATTTACCGTATACTCTCTTGGTATTCACAACTCCCAGGACGATTTTATTCGAGCTGCCATTGAGCATAAGGCCGATGCCATTCTGGTATCCTCTCTTGGGGGACATGCTGAAATTTTGGTTGACGGATTCCGCCAGCGTTGTGAGCAGGCCAACATCGGAAAAATTCACCTCTGCCTTGGAGGTCAGCTGGTGATTCAAGAAGAGCCTTGGAAAACCACGGAGAAACGATTTAAGCAGATGGGGTTCGACCGCGTTCACAAACCGTTCATTCTGCCCAAAGATGCCATTGAACACCTAATGACCGACCTAAACATCCGTCAGGAAACCATGGATAAACAACCCTCAGCTTAA